A region of Saimiri boliviensis isolate mSaiBol1 chromosome 10, mSaiBol1.pri, whole genome shotgun sequence DNA encodes the following proteins:
- the TARP gene encoding T-cell receptor gamma alternate reading frame protein isoform X3 — translation MSLLEAFALSSFWALGLGLSKVEQLQVSISTEIKKSIDIPCKISSTNFETDVIHWYRQKPNRALEHLIYTALTKSSAGGSMGKRSNKLEARKNPKTSTSILTIKSIEKEDMAVYYCALWDYYFKKLFGSGTTLVVTDEYIGADISPKPTVFLPSIAETNLHKAGTYLCLLEKFFPDVINIHWQEKNSSMILESQEGNTIKTNDTYMKFSWLTVPEKSLHKEHRCIIRHENNKKGVDQEIIFPPIKTDVISMDPKDSCSKDTNDALLLQLTNTSAYYTYLLLLLKSVIYFAIITFSLLRGTAACCKGERS, via the exons ATGTCGCTGCTGGAAGCATTCGCCCTCTCCTCCTTCTGGGCTC TTGGACTTGGATTATCAAAAGTGGAGCAGCTCCAGGTATCCATTTCCACggaaataaagaaaagtattgACATACCTTGCAAGATATCGAGCACAAACTTTGAAACAGATGTCATTCATTGGTACCGGCAGAAACCGAATCGGGCTCTGGAGCACCTGATCTATACTGCCTTAACGAAATCCTCAGCTGGCGGCAGCATGGGTAAGAGGAGCAACAAATTGGAGGCAAgaaagaatcctaaaacgtcCACTTCAATCCTTACCATCAAGTCCATAGAGAAAGAAGACATGGCTGTTTACTACTGTG CACTGTgggattattattttaagaaactctTTGGTAGTGGAACAACACTTGTCGTCACAG ATGAATATATTGGTGCAGACATTTCCCCCAAGCccactgtttttcttccttcaattGCTGAAACAAACCTCCACAAGGCTGGAACGTATCTTTGTCTTCTTGAGAAATTTTTCCCGGATGTTATTAATATACATTGGCAAGAAAAGAATAGCAGTATGATTCTGGAATCCCAGGAGGGAAACACCATAAAGACTAATGACACATACATGAAATTTAGCTGGTTAACGGTGCCAGAGAAGTCACTGCATAAAGAACACAGATGTATCATCAGACAcgagaataataaaaaaggagtTGATCAAGAAATTATCTTTCCTCCAATAAAGACAG ATGTCATCTCAATGGATCCCAAAGACAGTTGTTCGAAAGATACAAATg ATGCACTGCTGCTGCAGCTCACAAACACCTCTGCATATTACACAtacctcctcctgctcctcaaGAGTGTGATCTATTTTGCCATCATCACCTTCTCTCTGCTTAGAGGAACGGCTGCCTGCTGCAAGGGGGAGAGATCGTAA